The following proteins come from a genomic window of Vigna radiata var. radiata cultivar VC1973A unplaced genomic scaffold, Vradiata_ver6 scaffold_363, whole genome shotgun sequence:
- the LOC106779566 gene encoding uncharacterized protein LOC106779566, with protein sequence MSKAHSCSSSTCNDCRRKHLRSVSSRGDALLICHCREKTVLRTAKTIKNRGKQFWGCTRYKLGSDNGCNFFRWFSDWGVEESISCELLEANDERLVKTFEKQGVKQIFDVQKVVVGLESWMKYLVVVVSVLFIMNMIIIAMLMGRA encoded by the coding sequence ATGTCCAAGGCGCATTCTTGTTCCTCTTCAACTTGCAATGACTGCCGAAGGAAGCATTTGCGTTCTGTTAGCTCTCGTGGAGATGCATTGCTGATCTGCCATTGTAGAGAGAAGACTGTGTTGAGGACTGCAAAAACAATCAAGAATCGAGGGAAACAGTTCTGGGGTTGCACTAGGTATAAGCTGGGGAGTGATAATGGATGCAACTTCTTCAGATGGTTTAGTGATTGGGGAGTTGAAGAAAGTATTAGTTGTGAGCTTTTGGAAGCAAATGATGAGAGGTTGGTGAAGACTTTTGAAAAACAAGGTGTTAAGCAGATCTTTGATGTGCAGAAAGTTGTGGTGGGTCTTGAAAGTTGGATGAAATATTTGGTTGTGGTTGTTAgtgttctatttataatgaacaTGATTATAATTGCAATGCTGATGGGAAGGGCTTGA
- the LOC106779576 gene encoding sister chromatid cohesion 1 protein 4, whose translation MFYSQFILAKKGPLGTIWIAAHLERKLRKNQVADTDIGVSVDSILFPEVPIALRLSSHLLLGVVRIYSRKVNYLFDDCSEALLKIKQAFRSTAVDLPPEESTAPYHSITLPETFDLDDFELPDSDILQANYVDHHVSTREQITLQDTMDGVLYSTSQFGLDERFGDGDASQIGLDLDEVLLNDKPTTLEHDDFGASLQISHQNDEKKEEIDDLPTTGEIREYAEGPSTPGLQEPNLFGTQMDQGNNEVDCPNSTDLKSMETTQIELLHHQKDNDVNDCSLQSNGNHISLDLHHEDKGCNLIEMDGKREEQGHLECHVVIKDQENLMHEDHSLASLPLLDSSNKEFPATVLPECEGGMFNASAVHDKKEDLQDGVLMNSDPATAPLDQTVTNCVVSSPLTSNENVVSDQENISCKPLSNMGGSQVPGSGGHLEDSSTSSKHEVLNDIEISKSDRQSCPSDDALVSNLISPLGSPGRPEVVVDVEGQASRELKEGEGLNHVSVEAVQPTKSLLQPCTSHPGQPSLSFIEGEKGHVTDVSNPSLSYQETIESSVPKETPGYGKTNMELESQIFSNKVESINRSAVTDMPEPEKLLSLAYQHDGEANDLLMASTPDNQGATEGHAGLAGVNGISGKKRSFTESTLTVQSMDLMESYGGAQSKTTAESVPEDDDLLSSILVGRKSSVLKMKPSPAAPEIATMKRARSAPRTSALKRKVLMDDMMVLHGDTIREQLTNTEDIRRVRKKAPCTSNEILMIQRQFLEDEIFHGSIFTDLTTDFTILRNETIDLTGIKVCDYGMDSSFIEKTNDQESYSRTNTEVHGVVGSNEPMAVQHQEDAEVQPPEIPVLPESHQSEVNLGSHDVDAHRHTTHEPMGVQLQEDAGVHTTDIPVLSESHHSEVNLGSHDMDAHEHTNVVSHVEELDNSQNVEVNHVGGNIAVSEAENCSAGPVHESTSLTEVLENDFTTSLTLMDKTNDLVGSIHSNILSIPNAENLNTIPILEDEFGQDQSDRKGVGAIELTMETGTEVQTDGFEANDLYASLATGSKETDGFTDIQASFSGDLPSEENGNSMLGQLNESQIVASAMECDDKGARSDSIFIENAKVDCLQSEAPSVDEKESSLKEEENLVFQEAGLQNTMYPEIRSPYVEQNDENYTIANDTGFLNVGDDEIIDDEEEDDLQPSAEGTHLENSGWSSRTRAVAKYLQTVFDKEDLHGRKELHLDNLLVGKTKKEASRMFFETLVLKTRDYVHVEQPKPFANVSIKPRMKLMRSDF comes from the exons ATGTTTTATTCTCAGTTTATTTTGGCCAAGAAAGGGCCACTTGGGACCATATGGATAGCTGCGCATTTGGAGAGGAAGCTCCGCAAGAATCAGGTGGCTGACACTGACATTGGTGTATCCGTAG ATTCCATTCTTTTCCCTGAAGTACCAATTGCACTCCGTTTATCCAGCCATCTTTTGCTTGGTGTGGTGAGGATATATTCTAGGAAGGTGAATTACCTTTTCGATGACTGCAGTGAAGCTTTGCTTAAGATAAAGCAAGCTTTTCGCTCCACAGCAGTTGATTTGCCACCGGAAGAGTCCACTGCACCTTACCATTCCATCACCTTACCTGAGACTTTCGATCTTGACGATTTTGAACTGCCAGATAGTGACATTCTTCAAGC TAACTATGTTGATCACCATGTCAGTACTAGGGAGCAGATTACACTGCAAGATACTATGGATGGTGTGCTTTACTCTACTTCACAGTTCGGCTTGGATG AGCGCTTTGGTGATGGTGATGCTTCTCAAATTGGGCTAGACCTTGATGAG GTTTTATTAAATGACAAGCCTACTACTTTGGAGCATGATGACTTTGGTGCTAGTcttcaaatatctcatcaaaacgATGAAAAGAAAGAGGAG ATTGATGATTTACCCACCACTGGTGAAATCCGTGAGTATGCTGAGGGTCCATCTACCCCCGGACTTCAAGAGCCTAACCTATTTGGAACTCAGATGGATCAGGGCAATAATGAAGTTGATTGTCCTAATTCAACTGATTTAAAATCAATGGAGACCACACAAATCGAATTGTTGCATCACCAAAAGGATAACGATGTAAATGATTGCTCCTTGCAAAGTAATGGGAATCATATTTCTTTAGATTTGCATCATGAAGATAAAGGTTGCAATCTGATTGAAATGGATGGAAAGAGAGAGGAGCAAGGGCATTTAGAATGTCATGTTGTAATCAAGGATCAAGAAAATTTGATGCATGAAGATCATTCCTTAGCATCCTTACCCTTATTGGACTCTTCCAATAAAGAGTTTCCTGCCACCGTGTTACCAGAATGTGAAGGTGGGATGTTCAATGCATCTGCTGTTCAtgacaaaaaggaggacttgcAAGATGGAGTTTTGATGAACAGTGACCCAGCGACTGCTCCTTTGGACCAAACTGTTACAAACTGTGTTGTTTCTTCTCCTTTGACCAGCAATGAAAATGTTGTTTCTGATCAAGAAAACATCTCATGTAAACCATTGTCTAACATGGGTGGGTCTCAGGTGCCAGGATCAGGTGGTCATTTGGAGGATAGTAGCACATCATCAAAGCATGAAGTTCTGAATGACATTGAAATTTCAAAGAGTGACAGACAATCCTGTCCATCTGATGATGCTCTAGTATCCAATCTTATTAGTCCACTAGGATCACCTGGAAGACCtgaagttgttgttgatgtGGAAGGTCAGGCTTCTCGAGAACTGAAGGAAGGTGAGGGTTTAAATCATGTATCAGTTGAGGCTGTGCAGCCCACTAAATCTCTCCTTCAACCATGCACCTCCCATCCGGGCCAGCCTTCTCTGTCGTTTATTGAAG GTGAAAAAGGTCATGTAACTGATGTTTCAAATCCTTCTTTAAGTTACCAAGAGACTATAGAGTCATCCGTACCTAAAGAAACACCTGGTTATGGGAAAACAAATATGGAACTTGAGAGTCAGATATTTAGCAATAAAGTAGAAAGCATAAATAGATCTGCTGTTACTGACATGCCAGAGCCTGAAAAATTGCTCTCCTTAGCTTACCAACATGACGGTGAAGCAAATGATTTGCTGATGGCATCTACTCCTGACAACCAGGGTGCAACTGAAGGGCATGCAGGCCTTGCTGGGGTAAACGGCATTTCTGGTAAAAAACGTAGCTTCACAGAAAGTACTCTTACAGTGCAGAGTATGGATTTGATGGAGTCTTACGGGGGAGCTCAATCCAAGACAACAGCCGAGTCTGTTCCCGAGGATGACGATTTATTGTCATCCATATTAG TTGGTAGAAAATCttcagttttgaaaatgaaaccCAGCCCTGCTGCCCCTGAAATAGCAACAATGAAGCGGGCTCGTTCTGCACCTCGAACTAGTGCCCTGAAGAGGAAGGTGCTTATGGATGATATGATGGTCTTGCATGGCGA TACAATACGTGAACAGTTGACAAATACTGAAGACATCCGTCGTGTACGGAAAAAAGCTCCTTGCACTAGTAATGAGATTTTAATGATTCAGAGACAATTTTTGGAGGATGAAATTTTCCATGGATCGATATTTACAG ATTTGACTACTGATTTTACTATTCTGCGAAATGAGACAATTGATCTGACTGGAATCAAGGTTTGTGATTATGGTATGGATAGTTCTTTcatagaaaaaacaaatgatCAAGAGTCCTATTCTAGAACAAATACCGAAGTTCATGGAGTGGTGGGGAGTAATGAACCTATGGCAGTCCAACACCAAGAAGATGCAGAAGTGCAACCTCCTGAGATACCTGTTTTGCCTGAGAGTCATCAATCTGAGGTTAATTTGGGATCTCATGATGTTGATGCTCACAGGCACACAACTCATGAGCCTATGGGTGTTCAACTCCAAGAAGACGCAGGGGTGCATACTACTGATATACCTGTCTTGTCTGAGAGTCATCATTCTGAGGTTAACTTGGGATCTCATGATATGGATGCCCACGAGCACACAAATGTTGTTTCTCATGTGGAGGAGCTTGACAATTCTCAAAATGTTGAAGTAAACCATGTTGGAGGAAATATTGCAGTTTCTGAAGCAGAGAATTGCTCTGCTGGTCCCGTGCACGAATCTACATCCTTAACTGAAGTCCTTGAAAATGATTTCACCACATCACTGACTCTCATGGATAAAACTAATGATCTCGTTGGTTCTATTCATTCAAATATTTTGAGCATCCCAAATGCTGAGAATTTGAATACAATCCCTATTCTAGAGGATGAGTTTGGGCAGGACCAGAGCGATAGAAAGGGAGTAGGTGCTATTGAGCTTACCATGGAAACTGGAACAGAAGTTCAAACAGATGGTTTTGAAGCCAACGATTTGTATGCTTCCTTGGCTACTGGTTCCAAAGAAACTGATGGATTTACTGATATTCAAGCTTCCTTTAGTGGTGATCTACCATCAGAGGAAAATGGAAACAGCATGCTAGGGCAGTTAAATGAGAGTCAAATTGTTGCTTCTGCCATGGAGTGTGATGACAAGGGTGCAAGGTCTGACAGCATATTTATAGAAAATGCTAAAGTAGACTGTTTACAATCTGAAGCTCCCAGTGTAGATGAAAAAGAGAGTTCtttgaaagaggaagaaaaccTAGTTTTTCAGGAAGCGGGACTACAAAATACAATGTACCCTGAAATTAGGAGTCCCTATGTTGAACAGAATGAT GAAAATTACACGATTGCTAATGACACAG GGTTTTTGAATGTTGGGGATGATGAGATAAttgatgatgaggaggaggatgatCTTCAACCATCTGCTGAAGGAACTCACCTAGAAAATAGTGGATGGTCTTCCAGAACCAG GGCTGTTGCCAAGTATCTGCAGACTGTGTTTGATAAGGAAGACCTTCATGGAAGGAAGGAGCTGCATCTTGACAATTTATTAGTTGGTAAAACAAAGAAGGAAGCATCACGGATGTTTTTCGAAACTCTG